The SAR202 cluster bacterium nucleotide sequence TGAAGCGTTTCCGCGCGTATTAACGGCGAGTCGCCGCCCATGACGATAACGCGCTGGGCCTTGCCTTCCAGCGCCGTCGCGCACTGCAGCAGAGCGTGGCCGGTGCCCAGGGGTTCGGGTTGCTCCACATATCGGACGGTATCGCCCAGGAGGCCGCGAAGGCCCTGAGCGCCGCTGGGGGATACCACCAGGGTCACGTCGTCGATGCCGGACTGGCGCAAGGCCTCGACGGCGTAGGCGATCATGGGCTTGCCGCCCACGGGGTGCAGCACCTTGGGGACGCTGGACTTCATACGCTGGCCCTGGCCCGCGGCCAGTATCACGCCTGCCCAGTCTTTCATGGACACCTCCCGCCCGGCCAATGGCAGCCGGGGCTCCCGACTCCATGCTATTTTAACAGGGGCTTACATCCAAGGGTGAGTTCTATCTCTGGAGCGGAGGAGGTATGGGGTTCAAGGCTAACTATCTATGCGGACGAGTCGAGTAGTCCTAAGCGAAGACTTACTTTACCTATAACTCAGCCACGCCAATAAGCTCGGCGGTCATCAGAAATCGATGGGTGGGCTTGTTGGGCGGGACGCAGGTGACAAGGACTATCTCCGCCTTTGGGGCGTAAAGGTTCTTATGAAAGTACCCGCTGTCCATCTCAACGGACGTAAGGATCACAGGCTTGCCGTAAGCGCGGTATAAGTAGGCGCTGCCCCCAGCGAATAAGATCACGTCCACGGGCTCACCATTTGTTATCTTGTCCATTACAGAGGGAAGCTGCTCGAATTTTTCGTCGCTGGGGCCGGAACTGCGAATGTGCCCGAAGTACCAGCCTCGCGCGCCTTCGCCAGGGTTGCCGGCAGTCTCGATTCGGCCTATGGACCCCTTGGGCTGCTGGTAGTACAACTTGTTGTCCTCATCCTTAATGAGGTCGAGGGTATTCACCGGGGCGTCCACGTCTATGGAGGGAACAAGAATCCGTTCAGCAGGAGGCAGAGCGCCCAGGCTTGGCAGAGTGTCTTGGAGGGACTCGAAGATATAGGTTTTGCCAAAGGCGTTGACGCTTATCTTTTCTTTGGCAGGCGGTTTCGGGGTGGCGGTGGGAATGGGGGCAGGGGAGGTGTACGCCGGGTCAACGCGGGGTTCTGGCGACGGTGCCGGCTCTTGCGACGCGGCGATGGGAGTCCCAGGCGCTGCCGGGTTGGGAGGTGTCGGCAGGTCAATGGCGATGGAATCGTTTTCTGAGGGCAGCGGGAGGTAGGAGGGTGTGTCCTGGAGCGAGGCGACCTGGGCGGTAAGCTGGGTGAGGAACCGGTCTGCGCTCTGGTCCTGCCGCCAGTAGAAGAGTGGCATCCCCGCGGCCACGCCCAGGCCTGACAGGACCAGAAGCCAGGCGGCTATAACGGCGGCGCGTCTGGTCTTTAATCGAGCTGTCAACCTTTTGAGCATGTCGTGAGCCTCAAGCCGTTCTTAGAAGTTGGACGTGGCTTTTAGGATAATGATCAGGCCGGCTGCGGAAATCACGGCGGCGCTGCCCACAGGGAAAAACCTCATAGCTGCTTCTCCCACTTTTGACATTGCGCCATGCTGATGGCCGGTGAAGCGGAACAGCAGCTTTCGGCCATAGAGGAAGAGAAGGGCTACGGCGGTCAGCGTGCCCGCCAGCCCAAGGCTGAAGGCCACCACCAGAAAGAGGCCAAACCCGATGCGATGCAGGGCTATGGCGCTGAGCATGATAACGACGGCGGAGGGGCAAGGCAGAAGGCCGCCTGTCACGCCCACGGTCATCAGGCTCTTCCAGTTCACATCTCCACCGTGAGGGATGTGCTGATGGCTGTGCGGGTGATCGCGTTCAGCTTTGTCATCGGCGCGTTCATGGCCGTGGGAATGGGGGTGGTGGAGCCTGGATACGAGGCCAAAGGCGGGAAGCCGCGTCTTCAGCCACGAAGTGTCGCCCAGCAGCGCCCGCAGCCGCGACTGCAGGAGCCAAAGCCCCAGGCCAATCACTAGAATGCCGGAGGTAAGCTCAATCCAGGGGAACAGGTCTTCAGCCAGGATGTATTGAGACGCGAGAAGCGTTACCAGGCCCAGGGCGAAGACGGTGATGGTGTGAGTGACGGTCACAGGAATGCCGATGAGGAAGGCGTGTTTGAAGCTGGCCCTGGAACCCACCAGGTAGGCCGCTACGATGGTCTTGCCGTGGCCGGGCGAGAGGGCATGCAAAGCGCCCCATAGCATGGCCGCCAGGGCGGAGAAAAGCAGCACCGGCAGAGTCAGGCTTTCGGTGGTAATAAGGGAGGTGAAGCCTCCGCCCTTGTCGGTAGACGGAGAGGGCGCCGACGGGAGAAGCGCCGGCGGAGGCCGCGAGGGCGTCCGCAATCGTAAAGCCTAGCTCCACCCTGCGAGTCTCCAGCGGGCTTTGCAGCAGGTTCTCAGGATACGCGGTAAGCTCCTGGCTCAGGTCGGAGGAGGGGGCCGGGCCTTGTATCTCGACCCCCGGGGCCGGGCGCACCACTATCTCCTTCCAACCCAATCGATTGGGGTGGTTGCCATCGCTGTACGATATCTGATAAGCCCGGCCCTCAGTGTATGGAAACTGTGCCTCAAACCACGCCGCCAATCGAAGGGTCTGAAGTCCGGCCTCGCCTGGTGATTGGATAAACTCGGCGTTTTGAGGCGACGCCAGAAGATTAAGCTCCTCGCCTGCTACGGAGAGTTTGAGGTTCTTGGCTAGCTCGATAACTTCCTTTTGCAGATAGGCCCGGGACTCAGCCTGGTCCACCTGGCCGTCTTTATTGGCATCTATCTCCTGGGTCTCCTGGAAGGCTGGAATCTCAGCCATGTCTATGACGTATCTGACCCTGATTACGCCCGCGTATATCTCCATCCTGCTGTATTGGTTAATGGTAAAGTTTCCCAGTGGGTGGGCCTCAGCGTTGTTGGGCCGTATTAGGCCTGACAGTGCGCCTACGATAGCCAGGGCTACGACTAATAGTGCGACGCGGCGGCAGAAGATACGCCCGGTCATGGCTTAGGGGCACCGTTGGCAGATATCTCTCGCAGGATTTCCTCCGCCCGGCTTTTGTGGATGAGAGAGAAAAAGGGATTGATATCCAGGGCTTCGGTCAGAAGCGTCCGCGCTTCCTGTTCGAGGCCAAGGGAGTGGCTGATGGCGCCGGCGTGGAAGAGCATCAGCGCGTCCTTGGTGCCAAGCTTTAGGGCCTCGCGGGAGTAGCCCAACGCCTCCTGCGAGCGGCCGTTTTTGAAGAACGCCCAGGCCAGGGCGTCGGCGGCGTGGACGCTAGGGCGACGCTGGTATTCCAGTGTCGCTCTGTCCAGGGCCGAGGACGGGTTGTTTCCAAGGTCGGCGTCGAAAAGCACCATTTCCAAATCCGTGTTCACCCCGCTCTGCTGGTACAACCTTGTCTGGAGGTTCACCAGTTCCACGGCCCGCGACGCCTCCTCAAGGTTGCCGGCGGCGATGTGCGTCTCCGTCAGAAGGATGGCGTATTCAGGCGCGGGATACCGTTCTACAACCTTTTCATGGGCGGCGATGGCTTTTGGAAAGTCGCCGCTGGCCGCGTAGATTCGGGCCAGGGCGGCCTCGGCGGGGATATAGTCCGCGTATAAGTCCAGGGCCTTGAGGTACTCGAGTTGGGCGGCGGCAAGGTCGCCGGTCTTGAAATAGAGGTGGCCTAGCTGCACCAGCGTCCATGACGTGCCTTCGGAAGCGCGTCCCCCCGCTTCAACGGCCTGCCGCATGGCCTGTATGGCCCCCGGCATGTCGCCCTGGAGCTCGCGGGCGTAGGAGACTCTTGAGTAGGAGCTCAGGTCCGGCCTCAGGTCCACCATCCGCTGGAAGGTCTCCCAGGCCTGGCTGTACTGGCCCAACTCGAGATAAGCGTCGCCGATGACCCCTTGCGCGGCGCTGCTGTAGGGGTTGATGGATGCCGCCTGCCGCCCATAGTCGAGGGCTTCCTGGAACTGGTGGCGGGACAACGCCAGAGCGCCCAGGCCTATTAGCGCGTCGGCGTGGCGGGAGTCCAGGGCTAAGGATTTTTCGAAAGCCCTTTGGGCCATGGAATAGTAGCTGGGATTGCTGGTGTCCCTGGCCTTTTGCAAGTACGCGCCGCCCAGGCTGGCGTAGGCTTGAGGGCTCTCAGCGCCGGAAGAGAGCCTGTCCTGGAGCGTCTGTATGAGCCGGTCCGTGGACGCCGCGCCGCCCAGACCGGAAGGGGCGGTATTGGCAGGGGAGGCGTCGGGGGCTATGGCCTGCCTGATTACCAGCGTTACCGCGGCTGCCAGGAGGGCGACAAATAAGAGAGCAATGACGCTGTATCCGTTTTTCTTTGTTATGGCAGCTTGTCTCATTTGAACTCGCGCCTTGTAAGTCTTAGGACTGCTGGCGGTGGGTCCGAAAGGGCACAGACCCACCGCCTCAGGTTAAGCCTAGCTATGAGGGAGCCTTAAACAGCTACCTGCGTAACTCTTCTGGCGCGGTAGAGGACCAGGCCGCCAGCCGCGAAAGCGGCCAGGCCTGCTCCTACAAACCACCAGAGGGAGGTAGACTGGCTGCCGGTATCGGGTGCGCCAACCTTGCCGTGGGGAACACTCTGGAAGCCTTGCCACGGATGGGCCAGGTAGGGGAACTTGTCGTGGAACTCAGCATCGTTTTCATCCACGCCGTCGCCCAACTTAACGCCGGTAGCGTCCGGGGTAAAGTCTGGATGGAACAAGGGGTAGGCCGCGCCAGCCACAGCTCGCAGCGAGATGTCGGTAACGTCGTCGGCCAGGCGGCGGCCATTGGGATAGCCCGCCAAGTCCCCACCCAGGACTCCCATGGCGTTGGGGTCGTCGCTGGGCGGTACGGCCACGTTCAGCCTCAACTGCTCGGAGGGCACCACGTCCTTAGGCATGGTGAGGCCCTCAATGCCGGTGAGGAAGATGGCGATAAGGTCATCCCGCTGGTCCGCGCTGCCAAAGGCCCCCTGGGGCGGCGCCTCAATGCCATAGAGGGCCTTCAGGAGCTTGCCAAGCTCAGGGTCAGTGACGTAGTTGGCGAACTGAGCGTCATCGGCGGGCACGGAGGCGTTCCACTTGTCCTTATCACCCAAGGGAATGACAACCTCGTTCACTAGAGGAGCGCCCAGCCGGGACACCTGCACCCAGTCGCCGGAGGTTTCCGGCGTGTCGCCCATATCGGAAAGCACCTTGGTGGCCATTCGAGACGAAGTGCCCCAGACGCCAATGACGGCATTTTCGTCAGTGGGGTCGTCGGGCATGGCTCCGTCCTTGGTGAGGTGCTTTATGGGAACCTGGATAGCGATGGAGTGGACGTTGTAGCCTTGCAGTCCGTCCACGCCGCCGCCCTTGTTGCCTGGGAGCTTGCGAATGGTAAGGAGGTCGAATATGGCGCCCAGGTCGACGAAGAAGGCATCGTCAGTGGGGCCGGCAAAAACTTTGTATCCGTCGCCCACAGATCTGACGGCGGCCCATGCCAGGGCCTCATAGTCTGGGGTGGACTTGGGGCCGATGTTGGCCGGGGCCACGGGTAGATCGGAGGCCAGCACCGTGGAACTACTGCCCTTAACTCTGGTAACGCTATAGGTCTGGCGTATGTTCCAGTCCGTGTCTGTGAGGGAAGTAATGGGCCCAGTGTTGTAGAGGAAGGTGTCAGGGTTCATGATGTGAGTCTTGAACCTGAACTGGTAGGAGATGTCCTCAACAGCCGACCCGTCGTTGTCGATTTTGATCTCGTAGAGGACATCATCGCCAAAGTGGTGGAAGTTGGGACCTCCGGCGGGCTCCTCCATGGGATTGACGGACATGATCAAAGTCACGGTGTCCGGCTTGTCCGGGCTGACAAAGGCGTAGACGTCGGTGGTGTCAGCCTGAGGATCACTGGAGATTAGCGGGGCCTCCCTGTGGCTGGAGGCCGAGGTGATGAACGGGATCACTAAAAGGACCATGGATACTGCCGCCAGTATCACAATGGAAAGTTTGGTTCTCTGCATGGGACTCTCTCCTTGTAAGTAGTTATTGGGTCGCGCTTGCCCTTTTAGAGGCCTAACCAACACGCACTAATCCAGGTTATCTCGATTGAGTATTTTTCGGAATACATTCAAAGGGATTAGTCGTAAGCACCTGTGCTTAGTCCATATGATTACGTTATCCTCTCTAAACACTGCCTCATATTAATGATTGCGAAATAAAATCCTCCACGGATCACCGCCCTTTTGGAAGCGGGATTTTTAATGCAAAAAGCCGACAAAATTTCTTTGTGGGATAAACTTTGCGGACTAGTAAGCGCTAGCTCTACCTAACCATGAGCCGGCGTGGTACAGACTAGTCCCGTGGCTTCTTCTTTGACTCCGTGAACGCAGATCGCTCTTTGTTTGTCTGACCTCTTAAAACGTATCGCGTGCTGAGACCTCTGTTGAGCCGGGATAAAACGCCAGGGCGCAATTATTGAGAGGCGTGTCCTGGAAGGGTATACTTGGAAGGATGCCCCTGTAGCTCAGCGGATAGAGCACCGGCCTCCGGAGCCGGGTGCGGGTGTTCGATTCACCCCAGGGGCGCCACCTGTTTCCAGTACAGCTTTGTCGTATCGGGGCGTGGCGCAGCGGTAGCGCGCATGGTTTGGGACCATGAGGCCGTGGGTTCGATCCCCACCGCCCCGACCATCTTTTGCCGCCCGATTTTTTACCGGAGGAGTTAAGACCCTCATGACAGGCAGAGCCAACTGGTACTACAATCATCCCCCCACCTGCACCTGTGTCGATTGCAACGAGCGGCGGTTGGGACGCAAGAAGGATAAAGGCAAGAGTTCCTGGTTAAAGAAGTTATGGCCCTTCTCTAAGAACAAGGACTAGGAGGCGCGCGGTGGCTACGCAAGTCGTTTCTCAAAAAGAGCAAGATGTCCTGAAAATGCTGCGCTCCATACCACTGGGGCCGGTCATCGACGAGATGAACAAGATGGGCTACCACTGGATGTTGATGGAAGGCGTGCGCTCTCGAACGCCGGGGCGGCGGCTGGCGGGCCGGGCGGTGACCCTTCGATACCTGCCGCCTCGTCCCGATGTCCATCAGGAGGTTCGATACGGCACCAAGGACTCGCCCGAATACCGCGCCTACGAGCTGTGCGGCCCGGGCACGGTGCTGGTCATCGACGCCTATGGGCGCATCGACGAGCGTGGCATTGTGGGCGGGGACGTGAAGTTCCACCGCCTCAAGCGCCGCGGCTGCGAGGGCCTGGTGACCGACGGCTCGGTGCGGGACATCAACGAGATGCGGCCCTACGGCTTCGCCATTTTTACTCAGCAGACCTCCCTGGCCGCCGGCCCCACCATACCCTTCGCCTATGGCGTCAACGAAGTCGTTCAGTGCGGCGGCGTGCTGGTGAGGCCCGGCGACTACATCGTCGGCGAGGACGACGGCGTGGTGGTGATACCGGCGTCGATAATCGAGAAGGTGGTCGAAGAGGCCTCGGAGCACGACCGGCTGGAGAAGCTGCTGAAGGCGATGATGGACCAGGGCGACTTCTCGCCCGGCCAGTACTACCCCCTGAGCGAGGACAACCGGCGTCGGCTCAAGGAGGCGGCGGCCAAGAAGGGTATGAAAGCCTAAAGGATTTGTGTTAACCTTTCGTCCCGTCCAGATGACCGTTAGGCATCGGGGCGGGTCTTCTTTTGCCCTGGTGGCCGCAATAGCAAGGCTTCTTTGAAAAAACTCCACGAATACGCCGCCCTCCGTTCCCTCAAATACCCCGCCTTCCGATATCTGTGGCTATCCGTCTTCCTGTGGGCAGCGGCCAACTGGATGCAGCGGCTGGCGGTGAGCTGGCTTGTGCTGAAAGAGACTGAGAGTCCCATAGCCGTGTCCATGGTCTATGCCTTCAACTTCATGCCCAACCTGTTCCTGGGGCCTTTCGCCGGCGTTATCCTGGACAGGGTCAACCGCAAGCACATGCTGGTGGTCATCCAGTTAGCGGCGGGGCTGTCGTGTCTCGCCATCGCTGTCGCGGCGCTGATGGGCAGCGCCCACACGTGGTTTATTTTAACGATGTCCGGCGTTTTCGGCGTGTCAGTAGCTTTCAACATCCCGACGGTGCCCAGTATGGTCTTCGACATCGTCGAGCCGCAGGACGCGCTAAACGCCAACGCCCTGCGGACCATTGCCTTCCGCATCATGGGCATCATCGGCTCCGCCGTGGGTGGCGTACTGGTGGCGGTCATCGGCGTCGGTGGGACAGTGCTGACCTCCAGCGTCATCTTTGGCCTGGCGGCTTTTAACACCGCGCTGATCAGGTACCAGGGGCCGAAGCGGGAGGTCGCCAGAAAGTCGGTGATGCGGGAGATGTGGGAGGGATTTCGTTATTTCAGCCGCAACGGCGCTGTGGGGAGCATGATCGTCGCGGCCATGTTCGCCGAAGCCTTTGGCTTCGGAATGCTGGCCCTGGTGCCGTTCTTTGCCAACGAGGGGTTTTTGGACGTGGGGTCGGAGGGGCTGGGAGTGATGCAGGGCATGGTGGGCCTGGGCGGCGGCATCGCGGGCGTGTTCCTGGCCACGTATGGCAAGCAGGGGCGGCGAGGCTGGCTCCTAGTCATCGGCTTTGTTTTCTACAGCGTTTTCGTCGGCATCTTCGGCGCGTCCAACATATTCGCGCTGTCTATGGCGATGCTGCTGGGGTTTGGCCTGGCGGCGGGCCTTTTCGACATGACCATCGTGGTGCTATTGCAGGCCAACGTGCCCCAGGAGATGCGAGGACGCGTAATGGGGGCGTGGACGCTGGCCCTGGGCTTTGGGCCGGTGGGGGCGCTGCTGCTGGGCCTGTGGGGGGAGCTGTGGGGCGTCCGCGTGGCGCTGTACATCGGCTCGGCGATACTGGCGGCGGCGGCTGTGGCCCTAATCGCGACGCCCTGGGTGCGACGGCTGGCCTAGCTTTGGCTGTATAATCCAACCCATGCCTAAAAGACACCCTGGCCTGGACTAGCCGTGGCCCGCGGCCCCCGAATCCACGCCCTACGCTCCTTTCAGTACCCGGCTTTCCGTTACCTTTGGGTCTCAGCCTTCCTGTGGGCCGCCGCCAACTGGATGCAGCGGCTGGCAGTAAGCTGGCTGGTCTTGAAGGTCACAGGCAGCCCCTTTGCCGTCGCGTTGGTCTTCGCCCTGAACCACCTGCCCATCCTTCTGCTTGGCCCCTTTGTCGGCATCCTGATGGACCGGGTCAATCGAAAGCATCTGCTGATGGCCAACCAGGTAGCCGCGACGCTGACCTGCATAGTCATCGCCCTGGTAGCCTACTCCGACAACCCCCAGGTGTGGCTTGTCATGGTCCTGTCCTTTGTCTTCGGCGTGTCTATGGCCTTCAACGGCCCTCTTATCAACACCCTGATGTTCGACATCGTGGACGCCAAGGACGCTTTGAACGCCAACGCCCTGCGGTCCATAGGCCAGCGCTCCATGAGCATTGTCGGAGCGACGCTGGGCGGGGTGCTGACGGACGTGGTGGGCGTCGGCACCGCGGTGATGGTGTCGGCGGGAATACTGCTGGTGGCCCTGGGCAACACGGCGTTGATGAAATACCAGCGCCTCGTGGTGCAGTGGGCCAAGGCCGGGGTCTTTCGCCAGTTGGCGGAAGGCGTCCGGCACTTCAGGCACAACCCTCCTGTGAAAACCATGCTGCTGGGGACTATGGTGGCGGAGGGCTTCGGCTACGGCTCCCTGTCCCTGCTGCCCCTCTTCGCCGACGAAGGGGTCCTGGACGTCGGCTCCAAGGGCCTGGGCGTTATGCAGGGTGCCATAGGCATGGGCGGGGCTGTCGCAGGTTTTATCTGGGCCGGCTTCAGCCAGCACAAGCGTCGAGGCCTGGTGCTGGCCCTGGCCTTTGTGTGCTACGGCGTGGCGATGGCAGGCTTCTCCGTCTCCGACGTGTTTCTCCTGTCCCTGGCGGCGCTGTTGCTCTTCGGCATAGCCGCCGGCACCTATGACATGACCATTGTGGTGCTGCTGCAGGGGAACGTGCCGACGGAGATGCGGGGCCGAGTTATGGGGGCGTGGAGCTTCGCCATTGGCATCCAGCCGCTGGGGGCCATGGTGCTGGGCGCGCTGGCAGAGGCCTTCGGGGTCAGGGTTGCCATGGCGTCGGCGGCGGGCATACTGGTGGTCACATCCTTGTTTTCTATGCTGGCGGTACCTCACGTGCGCCGCCTGGCTTAACGGTTGCTCACGGGCCGTTCATGGGCTAGTCTATGGGCGCATTCACTTCAAATCTATAGGAGACCAACTCCATGCCCCAGGGAAAGTCCCGTCTTGAAGGTAAGGTAGCCATTGTCACCGGCGCCGGCGCGCGAGGCAGGGTCATGGGCAACGGCAAGGCCGCGGCCATACTCTTCGCCCGCGAAGGGGCAAAGGTGGTGGCTATGGACGTGTCCGAGGAGCGCCTGGCCGACACCATCGCCGTCATCCGAGAGGACGGCGGCGACGCCATACCCTTCGTCGGTGATGTCACCAAGTCCGGCGACTGCAAGGCGATGGTTAAGGCGGCGGTGTCCAAGTATGGGAAGTTGGACATCCTTCATAACAACGTCGGCATCAACGGCCCGGGCAGCGTGGTGGACGTCACCGAGGATGACTGGGACATGGTGATGTCCGTGAACCTGACGAGTATGGTATTGACGAGCAAATTCGCCATTCCCGAGATGATAAAGAGCGGCGGCGGCGCCATTGTCAACATTTCATCTATATCGGCCATACGCCCTCGTGGCATGACCTCATATACGGTGTCCAAAGCGGGCGTGGTGGCCCTGACCAAGGCCATGGCTCTGGACTACGCCCCGCAGAGGATTCGCGTCAACTGCCTGCTGCCCGGCCCGGCCTACACGTCCATGGTGGCGGGCGGTATGTCGGAGGAGATGCGGGACCTGCGGCGGCAGGCGTCGCCCCTGGGCATTGAGGGCAGCTCCTGGGACATCGCCTACGCTGCGTTGTATCTAGCCAGCGACGAGGCGCGATGGGTCACGGGGGCGGAGATTGTTGTCGACGGCGGCGTAAGCCTCGTCAATGCCAAGCGGTAGATTCGCAGAAGGAGGCGGACATGGTGGAGCAGTTTAAGCTCAAGCCGGAGGAGTCGGTGCGGGTCAGCGAGAAGGCCCTGCGTGCTACCGTCCAGGCCATGTTCCAGAAGGTGGGACTGGGGCGTGACGACGCCGCGCTGGCCACCGACGTGCTGGTCACTGCCGATCTGCGGGGCGTAGATACTCATGGCGTCTCCAACCTCCTCCGTCTATATCTAGAGCGATACCAGAATGGCAACATCAATGCCAAGCCCAACTGGCGCATTCTTCGCGAGTCCCCTACCACCGCAACCATTGATTCGGACACGGGCCACGGCATCATCATCACGCCCAAGGCTATGGAAATCGCCGTTGAGAAAGCTAGAAAGACCGGCGTGGGTATGGTGACCGTCACCAACGCGCGGCACCTGGCTATGGCGTCGTACCATGCCATGGTCGCGCTGAAGCACGACATGATCGGCGTATGCATGACCAGCAGCCCGCCGACGGTGGTGCCCACCTTCGCCGGCAAGCCTCTGCTGGGCACCAACCCCATCGCCTTCGCCGCGCCGGCGGACAAGGAGCCGCCCTTTGTTTTCGACGCAGCCACCAGCGTCATCCCCGACAACAAGGTGCACATCGCGCGTCGCCTGGGCATCCCGCTCCTACCCGGCTGGTTGGCCGACGACGAGGGCCGCCCCATCATGGAGCCGACGCCCGCGCCGGAGTTCGGCAAGCACAAGTTGGTCCCACTGGGCAGCGTGCGCGAGATGGGATCCCACAAAGGCTACGGCCTGGGCGCGATTGTCGACATCCTGTGCGCGGTGTTATCCAATAGCGGCTTCGGCGCTATGCGGCCTCGAATGACCTTCGCCCACTACGTTGCCGCCTACAACGTCGAAGCCTTTACCGACCTGCCGCGGTTCAAGTCGATGATGGATGAGTTCCTGCGCACCCTGAAGTCCACGCCGACCGCCCCGGGCCACGACCGTGTGCTGGTGGCGGGGCAGCTGGAGTGGGAGACTACGCAAGACCGTCTAAAGAACGGCATACCTCTCCATCAAGAGGTCATCGATTGGTTTAAGAAGGCCTGCGGCGATATGGGCATCGCGTATAACTTGACCTAGACCCGGGGCCCAAAGTATCGAGGCGTTTGCCTTTAGCCCCTAAGTCCGAGGGTGTAGAATGGTATGACGACTTTCGTAGCATAGGTATTAAGAAACAGCAATGCTGATTGAGCCAGCCAGTTCGGTTACAGACGCAGTCCTGGCGCTGGCGGCGCTGTTCGCGGCCTCCAGCCTGAGCGGCGAGGGGAAGACCTACACCCGCTGGCGCTGGGCCTTTGTGTTCATCGGCGCCGCCGCGCTCCTCGGGGCGGTCCATCACGGATTCCTGGAGGAAACGCCTTCCGTCGCGCGGCATACCTGGGCGGCCATTACCATCCTGGTCGCCATCAGCATATCCTTCGTGCTGTCGGCGACAATATCCACAGTCTTGGGCGAAGGCCGGGGGAAAATACTGCTGGCCGTGCGCACAGTGAGCCTGGCGGTCTTCATCGTTCTCGCCGTCATGGGACACGCCACCATGTCCACCCTGATGATCAGCGAGGGCGGCACTATGCTAATCATCCTGGGGCTGTGGGCCACGGCGCTGTGGAAGAGGACGCCTGTTGTGACGTTTATAATCGCTTCCATTGTTATAAGCGGGGCCGGAGGCGTTGTGCGGAGCCTGCCCGTTGGCGTGGACATAGGGGGCTGGCACTTCGGCGGGGCGGCCTGGTTCCATATCATGCAGACGTTAGGGATTGTCCTGCTATTCTTTGGTGTGGAGCGATGGGGATATAGACGGGTTGAAGCCAGAAAAATCAGGAGAGGCGGGACCTGGGTGACGTAGCCGAGTTTCGCGCCGCTGGACGCGCAGCGGACACAGATGCCCACCCCGGACTGGGCCGGCGACTAGCCTGGTCTAGGGTTTAGAGGCGCGACATGGCGGATATCAAGTGGAAGACGCTGACGGATATCAAGCCAGACCAGGAATACCTGGTCATGGCATCCTTCCTGCCATTGAGGGGTCTGTGGCGCGTGCCCAGGTTTCTTTTCTACACCGCGGACATACAAAAACAGCTTAACCAGACCAGGGGAGTCGTCGGATATGGGCTGAGGGCGCTTTTGCTCAAGCGTCGCTTTTACACGCTGTCGGCGTGGGAGAGCCAGGAGGCGCTAAGCGAGTTCAACAGGGCCATGCCCCATAGCGAGATTGCGATGCGTCTGAAGCGGCGCATGGGCAAGTCCAAGTTCGTGTTCTGGAAGGCCAAGGGGAGCGGACTGCCGCCGACATGGGATCAGGCTTTTAGCAGACTCGCGATGCCGAAGGAGCCTAAGGGTTAGCCCGCCGGTATCCTGTCCTTAAATCCAAACCCCGTCAGCGGCGCCAGCACCACCTCGTCCCGCCCAATGGCCCCCGCCCGCACCAGCGCCTCCAACCCCGCCAGCGCCGCCGCCGAAGTCGGCTCCGCCAGCAGACCTTCCTCGCTCGCTAGCAGCGATTGCCATAGCAGAATCGACTCCTCAGACACCGCCACCGCTTGGCCGCCGCTGTCGTTGATTACTTGAAGGCATTGTTGAAGCCTCGGCGGGCGTTCCACGGCGATGCCGCCCGCCACCGTAGCCACGCCCCCGCTGGGCCGCCACGCGTCGCCTCGATATGCCGACGCTAGCGGCTGGCAGGCTTCGGTCTGGACGGCGTGAAGCCTTGGCATGGACTTGGCCCTGCCATCCTTCATAGCCTCCACCCAACCCTTCCACGCGCCAATGAGCAGCGACC carries:
- a CDS encoding MFS transporter; this encodes MARGPRIHALRSFQYPAFRYLWVSAFLWAAANWMQRLAVSWLVLKVTGSPFAVALVFALNHLPILLLGPFVGILMDRVNRKHLLMANQVAATLTCIVIALVAYSDNPQVWLVMVLSFVFGVSMAFNGPLINTLMFDIVDAKDALNANALRSIGQRSMSIVGATLGGVLTDVVGVGTAVMVSAGILLVALGNTALMKYQRLVVQWAKAGVFRQLAEGVRHFRHNPPVKTMLLGTMVAEGFGYGSLSLLPLFADEGVLDVGSKGLGVMQGAIGMGGAVAGFIWAGFSQHKRRGLVLALAFVCYGVAMAGFSVSDVFLLSLAALLLFGIAAGTYDMTIVVLLQGNVPTEMRGRVMGAWSFAIGIQPLGAMVLGALAEAFGVRVAMASAAGILVVTSLFSMLAVPHVRRLA
- a CDS encoding SDR family oxidoreductase; the protein is MPQGKSRLEGKVAIVTGAGARGRVMGNGKAAAILFAREGAKVVAMDVSEERLADTIAVIREDGGDAIPFVGDVTKSGDCKAMVKAAVSKYGKLDILHNNVGINGPGSVVDVTEDDWDMVMSVNLTSMVLTSKFAIPEMIKSGGGAIVNISSISAIRPRGMTSYTVSKAGVVALTKAMALDYAPQRIRVNCLLPGPAYTSMVAGGMSEEMRDLRRQASPLGIEGSSWDIAYAALYLASDEARWVTGAEIVVDGGVSLVNAKR
- a CDS encoding Ldh family oxidoreductase, encoding MGHGGGDCCRRRRKPRQCQAVDSQKEADMVEQFKLKPEESVRVSEKALRATVQAMFQKVGLGRDDAALATDVLVTADLRGVDTHGVSNLLRLYLERYQNGNINAKPNWRILRESPTTATIDSDTGHGIIITPKAMEIAVEKARKTGVGMVTVTNARHLAMASYHAMVALKHDMIGVCMTSSPPTVVPTFAGKPLLGTNPIAFAAPADKEPPFVFDAATSVIPDNKVHIARRLGIPLLPGWLADDEGRPIMEPTPAPEFGKHKLVPLGSVREMGSHKGYGLGAIVDILCAVLSNSGFGAMRPRMTFAHYVAAYNVEAFTDLPRFKSMMDEFLRTLKSTPTAPGHDRVLVAGQLEWETTQDRLKNGIPLHQEVIDWFKKACGDMGIAYNLT
- a CDS encoding DUF3291 domain-containing protein, producing the protein MADIKWKTLTDIKPDQEYLVMASFLPLRGLWRVPRFLFYTADIQKQLNQTRGVVGYGLRALLLKRRFYTLSAWESQEALSEFNRAMPHSEIAMRLKRRMGKSKFVFWKAKGSGLPPTWDQAFSRLAMPKEPKG